Within the Arachis duranensis cultivar V14167 chromosome 10, aradu.V14167.gnm2.J7QH, whole genome shotgun sequence genome, the region CAGTTAATCTGTTTGTTAATCATAGGACTATCTCTTCTAATCACGGTTAAAAAGAAATCTAACAATATTTCAAAGGCTTTCAGCCTGGGCTGTATTTATGAGTAATTTAATATATAGTAAAGAGCCACATGGACCATCATGGTCTATAATTCAGCTTGGTCCATTGTAGAAGGCTCCATCTTatgtaaaataactaaataagtGTTTCTTTTCTACATCAACTTGGATAGTACAACAAACTCTACTCATACAACCATTTGATGCCAAAAACCGGGCTTCAGTTAAAATGCTTTCACCAAAACCCATTTTGAAACAACAGAAACAGAGAGTTATCCCAAAACAAAAACCAAATATTAATGCCTGAAGTGCCTCACTTGGGTGAAAACTAGTGAAACACCGTACTTATTGCAACAGTCTATAGCATCCTTGTCTCTAATACTCCCACCTGGTTCTGCAATGACACCAACCCCACTTTCACATGCTTCTTCCACTGCATCCTTCCAAGCTGCATATAAATTAACATACACACGTCGATGTCGGATTTTAATAAAGAAGTGTCAATAATGTCACATAACTTGAATCCCATGGGAGTTATTGTATGCCTTTAATTAACActagtattttttatatctaattttatcAATGACAATGGGAGATTACTAATCAATTTACTTTCATCTTCATATGAAAAAGTGATGGCCTTCTTAGAATATctacataaaacataaatgCTAACCATGCATCCCCATGTCTtattaaatatttgcttttaacACTTACCAAATGGGAAGAAGGCATCACTAGCCAAAGCTGCTCCTTTAACATCATCTCCAGCTTTCCTCATAGCTATTCTTAAGCTCTCCAAACGATTTGGCTGGCCGCTTCCCATGCCTAACATGCACTTATTCTGCCAAAACAATTATTGAAGAACATGTTTAGATCCCTATATATGAATTGAAGCCTATAAAAGCTTCGACATATAGCAGATAACAACCTTAGCTATCACTATTGCATTGCTTTTGACATGCTTCACGCACAACCAAGCAAACTCTGCATCACGAAGCTCGTCATCCACTGGAGTCCTCTCAGATACTACACTGAACTTGATGTCATGTGGGGTCAAGTCATCTGAATCCTGCACTAACCACCCTCCTCCAACCTGCCTGAGAGAAAGCTTTCCTGCTTCGTTCTTTTTCGCTTCAAGAATCCGTAGAGTCTTTGACTTTCCGCGAAGAACATCAAGCCCCTCCTCTGTGTAGCCAGGtgcaacaacaatttcatagaACATTCTTGTCTCTCCATCAGTTGGGCTTCTAAATTCACGAATTTCTTTGGCAAGAACCTAAAGAATGAAAACAAGCATTATATTTATCCCCCCATGTCACAAAAAGGTGAAACAATGGACTCATATGCCAACTCGCAGTGGCACCAATCAACTATTTCAACAATTTGTCATGGATAAATATAGAGATTTCAGATTCCTGATAACctatattttttactaattgATTTACCTCATCGACTTCCACGTTGAAAGCTACAATTCCACCAAACGCACTCACTGGATCACCTTTAACAGCTAGTCTGTACGCTTCAAGAATATCATTACGTGATGCTACCCCACAAGGATTAGTATGCTTCACTACTACACATGTGGGATCCCTAAACTCACACACACAGTTCCAAGCAGCATCGGCATCCAAATAGTTATTATATGACATCTCCTGCAAGAAAAATGTTAAGGGTGTAAGACCATCTACAACATTAACTTATATGAAGATCAATAAAGGATTACATTCATTCAGAAACCCTTCATCCACAAACATGATATAATGGGTTTTGGTATATTTCATATATATTACCATAAACACATCACACAATTAGATAAAAGAAATTGCAGTTAATTCCCACCTTTCCATGATGTTGTATGGCAGTAGCAATTCCACCACCATTAACCTCAGAAAGTCTTTTGTCAACATAGAATGCGGCTTTTTGATGAGGATTTTCACCATACCGGAGAGAACTTTTGAGCGACAAAGGCACAGTCAAGCTAGGAGGAAATTTATCTGTCATAAAAAAGAGAGCACATGTCAAATCAGAATACAATATTCGAATACCAGGCAACAAACGAACTTTCATTGGTTTTATGCATTACCTCCCCCACTCTGCTTCCACAGCCACTCAGAAACTGCAGAGTCATAGGCAGAAACATGTGCAAAAGCTTTCCAAGCAAGCTTTAACCTGAACATTTGATCATCCTGATTTCCCTTCAAAAATTCCAATAATGCAGGGTAGTCTTGTGAATCAACCACAACCAAAACATCCCTGTGATTCTGTTCCAAGaagttgagagcttgtgtttaaGATGTTTCAGCAGACAAATGACAGAATTCAGCTCAAACAAGGTTACAAAACATTAGAAGTTTTCATGACAAGATAAAGAAACATtggctaaaaaaaatattgccttcatttcagatttttaattattagcaCTTTCAGCAAACAAACAACCTTTGCAGCAGCCCTTATCATTGCTGGACCACCAATGTCAATGTTTTCAATTCCATCCTCAAACTCTACTCCAGTTGATGTTACTTTATCATAAAATGGGTACAAGTTCACCACAACCACATCAAAAGTACCTAGAAAAGGAACAACTTGAAATCAATAAAAGTACCCAACCTCACAACTTGAACTAATACAAAAGTCCGAATTCAAAATTTCATATTCTAGCATTATGTACCTTTAATAAAAAAGTTGAGCATAAACTTACCAATTCCATGAGTGTTGAGAGCTTCAATATGATGTTTTTGATCTCTTCGAGCAAGGATACCTCCATGTATATTAGGGTGCAAAGTTTTGACACGACCATCAAGCTGTGACAAAAAGCCAAATCATTCTTGTTGATAATTAAAGTTGTGAAACTCAAGCTTCAGTGGAATCAAGAGACCAAAAATACCATGAACATGGCTAAGAGGTGGCAAAAGGGGAATATTGCATATggaagaaagaataaaaagtAACTATCCTACAAGCTGGCCATATTGCAGCAAAATAGCAGATATACCTTCATTGAAGTTTGAACTTTTAAACACAAGCTTCGGTAAACAACAAAAATTCAGTGCTCATCGGAAACCCATCCCGAATTAATGCATAATGGAAAATACATATTGAAGGCCACCCAATATTGTTCATAATTACTCACCATCTCAGGAAACTGGGTCAGCTGTTCGACTTTAGTAACAGCCACTCCAGCACTCTCCAATGCAGAAGCTGTTCCTCCAGTCGACACAATAGTGTACCTACAATTCAATATTGGGATCATCAATACTCCCTCTCTCCGCAAATATAAGTGacttttgacaaaaataaattgctAGCTTCAACAATATTTCAAGTGTTCAGACCAAAGTCACATTACAATTACATTgtataacatatatataacaaGAGTAATGCTTCACATCTAAGTCTTTTCATAAACCAAGTCCAATCATATTAAACAATAAAACTTGGAATAATGCTAGCTATAtctgatttttgttatattagaccAATTTGACTGGACTTGTTAATAAAAAGACTTAGATGTGTAGCATTATTCATATAACAAACTACttctaacatttaaaaaaagaaaataaaattgatgttACCAGAACCGAAATAACTTACCCCAATTCCTGAAGTCCATTCCCAACAAAAGCAAGATCCTTCTTGTCAGAAAGTGATATCAATGCTTGCTTTCTACCTGTTTCATAGCAAAAGAAGACAACATGCCAACAACCTATTATTCTTATGttttaatgaaaagaaaatatttgcATAGAGCTAACAATGGTGCCCATATACAACATGTAAATATTCTAAGTAAACACATATTATAACTgaaccagaaaatagaaaaagataaaaaataataataaaataaataaaagggtgATAGGAGTTGAAAAGAAAATACCTGaatcagaagaagaagcagaagcagtTATTGGATGTGAAACTGAGGTAGTGTCAGCCATGGCTTTGATAGGAAGGTAGCTGAAGCACAAAGAGGATCGAACCTGAAACATATGCATTTCAAAGACCATGTAAACTTTGCAACAGTTACTTTTTTAGTTCTTATAATCATCATCGTcgttattattactatttaaaaataatacaagaGAAGAATAATAGATACCGAAGTAGGTGGAAGGAAATGGGAATGAGAAGAAGGAGAGAAGAGGGAAGCACGCAAAAGACGAGCAGCAGCTGTGGTGGGGGAAGTAGCAGCGGGCGCAAACATGATAAAGCTTTGAGCCCTGCAATCAAAAAGTTTAGCTTTTTGAGGATTTGGCGTTAGAAGTGAGCATCGAGTCAACTCCGAGTTTCCTGTTTGCTATAGTACACGCACTTGAATAAACATATTCAAGTTcaactaaaattttgaaaagtaagCATACAAAATTAACATTCAAATCCACAAAGTAAACATAAACAGTTTTCTAATTTGCAACTTAACAAGTTAACCAACAATTAGAACTCACATCCTCCAACACTATCAAATATATAAGCATAGATTATATTAAGCAGTTTTTAGTTTCAACAACTAACAAGTAACTTAGTAACAGCATCGGCATTGTAGATTCTAAATTCGTAATAATttatcctaaaccctaaattccTAATTATCAATTATCATACCTTATAGGCTTCTAGTGACTAGTGAAAGAGGGAGACACAAAGACGCGAAGGAGTAGAGCAGCGGCACTCCCTCTCTAATTGtgtaataaaaatagataaagtagttaaatcataaaatatgtgttaatattttattttttatattgtctACTAAGTTATTAATGTATATTTTTCTCTAATTAAAAAGAGTGTGATATTATGTAAAATGATTTAttgtaagaaataaaatatatattatttagagAAAAAACTCAAATgtagttatttttatgtgaagttgttaattaaaaattgttaaataatttaatatatttaattaagatGAAAACTCATTAACTTCACGTTAAATTGATACCTCAAaatcgttagataaaaatttagtcaaatcaattaaattatttaacggcTCTTAGGtatcaatttcacgtgaaatcaactgcacctgagtttccaccattaattaaattattatttaataatttttagttattaatttcatattaaatgtaattacatttaaatttttattttttgttcatttataaattttaatgcaTTCACATGATAACATG harbors:
- the LOC107471858 gene encoding uncharacterized protein LOC107471858, producing the protein MFAPAATSPTTAAARLLRASLFSPSSHSHFLPPTSVRSSLCFSYLPIKAMADTTSVSHPITASASSSDSGRKQALISLSDKKDLAFVGNGLQELGYTIVSTGGTASALESAGVAVTKVEQLTQFPEMLDGRVKTLHPNIHGGILARRDQKHHIEALNTHGIGTFDVVVVNLYPFYDKVTSTGVEFEDGIENIDIGGPAMIRAAAKNHRDVLVVVDSQDYPALLEFLKGNQDDQMFRLKLAWKAFAHVSAYDSAVSEWLWKQSGGDKFPPSLTVPLSLKSSLRYGENPHQKAAFYVDKRLSEVNGGGIATAIQHHGKEMSYNNYLDADAAWNCVCEFRDPTCVVVKHTNPCGVASRNDILEAYRLAVKGDPVSAFGGIVAFNVEVDEVLAKEIREFRSPTDGETRMFYEIVVAPGYTEEGLDVLRGKSKTLRILEAKKNEAGKLSLRQVGGGWLVQDSDDLTPHDIKFSVVSERTPVDDELRDAEFAWLCVKHVKSNAIVIAKNKCMLGMGSGQPNRLESLRIAMRKAGDDVKGAALASDAFFPFAWKDAVEEACESGVGVIAEPGGSIRDKDAIDCCNKYGVSLVFTQVRHFRH